In Rutidosis leptorrhynchoides isolate AG116_Rl617_1_P2 chromosome 2, CSIRO_AGI_Rlap_v1, whole genome shotgun sequence, one genomic interval encodes:
- the LOC139891389 gene encoding isoleucine--tRNA ligase, chloroplastic/mitochondrial, with product MAMQTSHSVLSLRRCSPFTKSSSFSIVDLHRCSSIELSSLFHFTKFYIYPRSTFCTQSKRRSRGPVMAAKKESKGTKQGDGKYKHTVDLPKTTFGMRANSAVREPEIQKLWDENQVFKKVSETNNGGSFILHDGPPYANGDLHMGHALNKIIKDIINKYKLLQNCEVRYVPGWDCHGLPIELKVLQSLDQDTRNGLTPIKLRAKAARFAIATVKAQMASFKRFGVWADWDHPYLTLDPEYEAAQIEVFGQMVFKGYIYRGRKPVHWSPSSRTALAEAELEYPEGHVSKSMYAIFKVLNTPSECGLLDEFPKLSLAIWTTTPWTIPANAAVAVNSKLEYAIVEVQSPSDVDSSSEDGKKRFGSVLKSQEKPFFIVALDLVSTLEAKWGVKLVVKRTVLGSDLENCRYAHPINGEECPVVIGGDYITTESGTGLVHTAPGHGQDDYVTGLKYGLPLVSPVDDEGKFTEEAGVFSGLDVLGDGNIAVIDHLDQRSSIVLVEPYKHKYPYDWRTKQPTIFRATAQWFASVEGFRDAAMEAINQVKWTPPQAETRISTMTSSRSDWCISRQRTWGVPIPVFYHAETKEPLLNEETVEHIKSIISQKGSDAWWYMSVEELLLEKYRDKASDYVKGTDTMDVWFDSGSSWAAVLGTRDGLKYPADLYVEGTDQHRGWFQSSLLTSVATKGKAPYKGVITHGFVLDERGFKMSKSLGNVVDPHTIIEGGPNKEQAPSYGADVLRLWVSSVDYTGDVLIGQQVLRQMSDIYRKLRGTLRFLLGNLHDWKTENAIAYDELPEIDQHALYQLESVVTNIKESYESYQFFKIFQVIQRFAIVDLSNFYFDVAKDRLYVGGATSFTRRSCQTVLAVHLLSLVKVIAPILPHLAEDVWQNLPFGYNIDNTDVAKFVFESKWPAVNERWLAFPEEEIDLWGKILELRTEVNKALETARTGKLIGSSLEAKVYLYSSDDNLGVRLRNMCESKIDADSLHRIFITSQVEILSNLEDATGENIPYTGEYVIEGEKKIWIGVSRAEGSKCERCWNFSTQVGSFVDHPTLCKRCYDVVADQPLPALAAVS from the exons ATGGCGATGCAAACTTCTCACTCC GTTCTGTCATTGAGAAGGTGCTCGCCATTTACGAAATCATCTTCTTTTAGCATCGTTGATCTCCATAGATGCTCGTCTATTGAGCTCTCATCTCTCTTCCATTTTACAAAATTTTATATTTATCCAAGAAGTACCTTTTGCACTCAGTCAAAACGAAGGTCTCGTGGACCTGTAATGGCTGCCAAGAAAGAATCCAAAG GAACAAAACAAGGAGATGGAAAGTACAAACATACTGTTGATCTTCCTAAGACAACTTTTGGTATGAGAGCAAATTCTGCAGTAAGGGAACCTGAAATTCAGAAACTTTGGGATGAAAATCAGGTTTTCAAGAAAGTTTCTGAAACGAATAATGGG GGAAGTTTCATTCTTCACGATGGCCCTCCATATGCTAATGGTGATTTACACATGGGACATGCGTTAAACAAGATCATTAAGGATATTATTAACAAGTATAAG CTTCTTCAAAACTGTGAAGTTCGTTACGTTCCTGGTTGGGATTGCCATGGTCTACCAATTGAGTTGAAAG TATTGCAGTCACTAGACCAAGATACCCGAAATGGGTTAACACCAATTAAATTGAGAGCAAAAGCAGCTAGATTTGCCATAGCAACTGTGAAGGCACAAATGGCGTCATTCAAG AGATTTGGAGTATGGGCTGACTGGGATCATCCTTATCTTACTCTTGATCCCGAATATGAGGCAGCTCAG ATCGAAGTATTTGGGCAAATGGTTTTTAAGGGGTACATATATCGAGGTAGAAAGCCAGTGCATTGGAGTCCTTCATCTCGCACTGCTCTTGCAGAGGCTGAGTTAGAG TATCCAGAAGGTCATGTTTCAAAGAGCATGTATGccatattcaaagtattaaatacTCCAAGTGAATGTGGTTTACTAGATGAATTTCCCAAATTGTCCCTCGCAATTTGGACCACAACACCCTGGACTATTCCCGCTAATGCCG CTGTTGCAGTGAATTCTAAGCTCGAGTATGCAATTGTTGAAGTGCAGTCCCCTTCGGATGTTGACTCGTCTTCTGAAGATGGAAAGAAGAGGTTTGGTAGTGTTTTGAAAAGCCAAGAGAAACCGTTTTTTATCGTTGCACTCGACCTCGTGTCAACGCTGGAAGCCAAATGGGGTGTCAAGCTTGTTGTTAAAAGAACAGTTTTGGGTTCAGATCTTGAAAATTGCAG ATATGCACACCCAATTAATGGGGAAGAATGTCCTGTTGTGATTGGAGGAGATTATATTACAACAGAATCAGGAACTGGGCTGGTCCACACAGCCCCGGGTCACGGGCAGGATGATTATGTAACCGGGTTAAAATACGGGTTGCCTTTAGTATCCCCAGTGGACGATGAAGGAAAGTTCACCGAAGAAGCCGGCGTGTTTAGTGGGCTTGATGTATTAGGCGATGGTAATATTGCTGTTATAGATCATTTGGATCAACGCTCATCAATTGTCTTGGTGGAACCTTACA AGCACAAATATCCGTATGATTGGCGAACAAAACAGCCTACAATTTTTCGGGCAACTGCGCAATGGTTTGCATCTGTTGAAGGATTCAGGGATGCTGCTATGGAAGCAATTAATCAAGTAAAATGGACCCCACCTCAG GCAGAAACCAGAATATCTACAATGACTTCAAGCCGTTCAGATTGGTGTATATCTCGTCAAAGGACATGGGGTGTCCCAATCCCAGTCTTCTATCATGCAGAGACAAAGGAACCATTGCTAAATGAAGAGACCGTTGAACATATCAAGT CAATCATTTCCCAAAAGGGTAGCGATGCGTGGTGGTACATGTCTGTAGAAGAATTGCTTCTGGAGAAATATCGTGATAAAGCATCGGATTATGTGAAGGGAACTGATACAATGGATGTTTGGTTCGATTCAG GTTCTTCTTGGGCTGCGGTTTTGGGGACTAGAGATGGCCTTAAATATCCTGCAGATTTATATGTTGAAGGAACCGATCAGCATCGGGGTTGGTTCCAAAGTTCTTTATTGACTAGTGTCGCAACAAAAG GAAAAGCTCCATATAAAGGAGTTATAACCCATGGATTTGTGTTGGACGAGAGGGGTTTCAAAATGAGTAAATCTTTGGGTAATGTCGTCGATCCCCATACTATCATTGAAGGGGGCCCGAATAAAGAG caAGCACCATCATATGGAGCAGACGTACTTCGGCTTTGGGTCTCGAGTGTAGATTATACTGGAGACGTTTTGATTGGTCAACAAGTCCTGCGTCAAATGTCAGACATATATAGAAAACTAAGAGGAACTTTACGGTTTCTTTTGGGGAATCTTCATGATTGGAAA actgaaaatgCTATTGCATATGATGAACTCCCTGAGATTGATCAGCATGCTCTATATCAGCTTGAAAGTGTTGTGACAAACATTAAAGAAAGCTATGAAAGCTATCAGTTCTTTAAGATATTCCAA GTCATTCAACGATTTGCCATTGTTGATCTTTCAAATTTCTATTTCGATGTTGCCAAAGATCGCCTTTATGTTGG AGGTGCTACAAGTTTTACAAGAAGAAGTTGTCAAACCGTTCTTGCAGTTCATCTACTCTCGTTAGTGAAAGTAATTGCTCCAATATTACCTCATTTAGCCGAAGACGTTTGGCAAAATCTCCCTTTCGGATATAATATCGACAACACCGACGTAGCCAAATTTGTTTTCGAGTCGAAATGGCCCGCGGTAAATGAAAGATGGCTTGCGTTCCCGGAGGAAGAAATTGATTTATGGGGTAAAATACTTGAG TTGAGAACCGAAGTGAATAAAGCATTGGAAACTGCTCGAACTGGGAAGCTTATTGGATCCAGCCTGGAGGCAAAGGTGTACCTTTACAGCTCAGATGATAATCTTGGTGTGAGATTAAGGAATATGTGTGAATCTAAAATTGATGCTGACTCACTACATCGCATATTCATAACGTCTCAG GTTGAGATTCTTTCTAACTTGGAGGATGCAACTGGCGAAAATATTCCATATACTGGAGAATATGTAATTGAGGGAGAGAAGAAAATATGGATTGGCGTATCACGTGCAGAAGGTTCCAAATGTGAACGATGCTGGAACTTTTCCACTCAAGTTGGTTCTTTTGTCGATCACCCAACGCTTTGCAAACGTTGTTATGATGTTGTTGCTGATCAACCACTACCTGCACTTGCAGCAGTGAGTTGA